gccaACGAAGCTGGTGAAAGGTTTTGCACACAAATcaaatgaggagcagctgagggagctgggggtgtttagcctgggaAGAGAAGGCTCGGGTGACCTTATTGccctctgcagctgcctgaaaggaggtgtAGCCAAGCAGggctcagtctcttctcccagggaacCAGCTACAGGACAAGAGGATGTAGCCTCAGCCTGcagcaggggaggttcaggctggacatcagaAGGAATTTCTTCATAGAAATAGTGATTATACATTGGAATGGGCtacccggggaggtggtggaatcaccgtCTGGATCTGGCAGTCAATGATACGGTCTGGCTGCCACGCTGATGCTCGGTCACGGGTGCACTCGGtgacctcagaggtcttttccgaACGAACCGACTCCGTGATTCCGCGCACCGGGCGGCTGCGGGGCCGTCACGCGCGGGACGCCATTTTGTGCGGAGAGCGGCGGGTGGCGCCCGTTGGCGGTGCTGAGGGGCGGTGCGGCCGAGGGGCGGGGGTCCGTCCCTCCCTTCACGTTTTATTTCCCTTTgcgcttcctttttttttcttactccTTCCTTTCGCTCTCGCCCTCCGGTTCGGGCTCGCTCCCCGCGTCCCTCCGCTTTTGTTACCCCTCCCTCGCTCCCTGCCGCTCCCCGCCCCCGCGTGGCACTGCGGAGCCGGAGACGTGACCCGAGCGGACTCGCTTCCCCGCAGCTCCAGCCTCTCGCCGCAGAGTCGCATGTCCTCGATCCAGAACCTCCAATCCTTTGGTAAGAGCCGCCGGCACTCCGCCACCCCCGCAGCCGCTCCCTCGGCAAACCCACTCATCGCCCCCGGCCCCCTCgtcctgcccccggccccgccgtccTGCCTCCGCCTCCCGAGGGCCGCGGGCCCCCCGCCCTGCCGCGGTGACATTGAGCGGTGTCGCCGCGGAGCTCCGTGAGGCAGCGCCGGCCGCTCGTCCTTGTCCTCCCGCTCCGCCGGCCTCGGGACGTGCTCAGTGCGTGCGGCGAGGGCACCCCGGGCGGGAAGCTCAGCCCCTCGCTGCTCCCGAAGGAGGTGCTGCCATGTTCTCAGCTCTGACGCCCCTTATCAGGGGCTCGTATCCTCTGCTGAGGAAATAATTTCATCAGTTACAGTTCGTTTGCTGCCGCATCTTCTCCCCAGCAATGTCCCAAAGCGCTATGCAAGCCCTGCAAAGGTTATTGTTTCTATAGAGTGAGCTACGCAGATGGCAGATCGTTTCTCTCCTATCAGCGGGGAAGTTTAACCGTGCCGAGCCAGCGTTCTCCTCCTGCCTTATCTATAAGTAGCAGAAGTGAGCAAGTTAGCACTTCATACAATAGTCTCATGCTTTTGGTCACAGTTTGGACTCTAATCTTCTGCACGTATAAGCCATGTGAGAAGGTTACGTTCCGTCATGATTTGGGAGTCCACCCTGTGCTTAAGGAAGGTGCTGCCCAGAGGATTTGTTTAAAGGGATCCAATGTTGACACCTACAGTGCTAGCTTATTTCCAGCCTAGAGCCCTAAACTCTGCCAGGCTATCTTGGCTTATCTGCAGCCTAGAGTCCTGAACTCTGCCAAGTGATCCTCACGTCCAAGTCctctttttctttcactttttctTTCACTAAGATTTTCTATTAGTGTTTGAGCCACAAGCTCACAGGGAAAGCTTGTGGGCAATAGTAAAATTCAGCATGGTTTAACAAATTCCATAGTAAAGTTGATCTAGTCAAGGTTCCCAATGCTGTACTTGTTTCCTGTGGTGCTTGACTTCTCATTATGTTTTCAGTGTCTTTAATGCTCATGACATTCTTGTTTCTACAGGGATCTGCAGCTGAACTACTTTTTGTGCTTTCTGTTGCAGTTTTATCCATTTGGGGCATTTCTTTCTAGTGGATGGCAAAACTTGACCAGTGTTTTTAGAGCTGAGTTTTGAATGGAATTTTGGGAAATTGTAGCTTGCATGGCTATTGAACCTACATGGGCTCTTAAATATTGTTCTGATCAGTACAAAAAATTCCTTGTGATTATTCTTGAGAAGTAATAAAGTACTTCATGCTTTAAGGTTTTTTTTGGAGCTACTGATTAGGACATTTGTAGAGCTGTAAAATTTCTTGATTGAGTGTTAAGTATTTTTTGTGAAGTACAGAGTATAAGAAGTGTTAACCCAGAAGCCCCCTTCTTTCTAAatgtttttctgttttgtctcTTCAATAAATGCTAAGCTTGGAAGAATTTGAGAACTGACCTTTCTTTAGTCTAAGCCTAAATTAATTTTGTTACATTTCTTGACTAAAACTGCTGACTGGAGGAATTCTGGTTTACAGGAAACCTCTGATATCTGTTAGAGTGTATCTCTCTTTTATTTCTGTTAGTAGCCAAGAGTTACATCCATGGCTTAACATGCTGGAAGTGTGGTAGTTACCACAGTCTTTTGCTCTGGACCTGTAAGGAAGTGTCTGTTCTAGAGCTTTTCTATTTCTCTGTTCTTACCAGTTGATCTGATAAGAGATACAGTTGCTTTATTTCACTTTAAATGTTTGTGGCTGTCTAGAACTTATGTGCATTTGATGTTCTCTGAGGACCATGTTTTCAGGTTCAGGATTTACAGTTTGCAAGAAACAGTGAAGCAAACTGATACTGTAGCAGCAAATCATTCATAGCTGGGAAGGCATGGAAGAAACTGTGTGGTAGTTGAGAGGGCTGTCCTGAGTGTGTACTGTAATGACATTTTATACGGCTGTAGAAAAAGCACTTTGGTTGTAACAGTGTGTTTTTAAACAGGGATTAAACATCAAGATGATACCCTGAGTACAATAATAATATTCTGTGAAGTGAAAACCTTCCTCCTTAGTTTTGAACTTGGGTGTTTTCCTTTGTGGGAATTTCATGAGTCCCTTTCCTCCTGCAGACCCCTTTGCTGATGCAACAAAGGGCGACGACTTACTCCCGGCGGGGACTGAGGATTACATTCATATAAGGATCCAGCAACGGAACGGAAGAAAGACACTGACAACTGTTCAGGGCATCGCAGATGATTATGACAAGAAGAAACTTGTGAAAGCTTTCAAAAAGGTAAAGTTGCTGATTTGATTTGATAATGCTTATATGTAAAGGCATAAGATAGCTTTTAATACTAAGtaacaaaatatttatttcacTTCATTCTTTCCAGTGCACTGTTATATTCAAGTCACTTCTCTTTCTCAAAACACCTACCAGTGTCCAGTGACACTGATTTTGCTAAAAGGTTAAACATTTCTATAGGTTAAACATTTCTATCTTAAcaagaagtaaaaaaaattattttgaatgtTTCTTTTAAATTGCACAGATCTATGGCTTTGTTGATATGCAGGATAAAATCAGTTTAAAGTAGAGCTGATTTTTATTCCTGCCTCTGTTACAGCTGGGTCATTGCTCAAAATAGAGGCCTTTAGTTTTGCCAGGataaaaatacttattttaaaataGTGTGGAGTTGAAAGGCTGTATCTTATGACTTTGTTTTTCACTCTTGCAATGACTGTTGGCCATTTCCTTCTGCACAGTAGCTAATCCTGTCATTGCCTGAATTTACCATCAGCAGTTTAGTTTGTGTATGTATGTGTCAGCAGATATATTCCATTTGCTCTCAGAGCCAGTAAAATTGATTTAACCTTTGCCTGGCTTGGCATCAAAATAGTAAGCAGCTTCTGAGACAAAGTTCTTCTGAAAAGACTGACTAAGCACAATCACAATGTACATCAGATGTCTTATAATATGGATGTTTTTCTCTTAGAAATTTGCTTGTAATGGTACTGTGATTGAGCATCCTGAATACGGTGAAGTTATCCAGCTGCAAGGTGACCAGAGGAAGAACATTTGCCAATTCCTCTTGGAGGTGAGGGACTGCAGATAAATATCTAAACCTCTCTGGAAGCAGGAGGGTGACAGGTGGTACTGATGCTAATTACCCAGCCAAAGATGGCCACTGTAG
The sequence above is drawn from the Melospiza melodia melodia isolate bMelMel2 chromosome 1, bMelMel2.pri, whole genome shotgun sequence genome and encodes:
- the EIF1B gene encoding eukaryotic translation initiation factor 1b; translated protein: MSSIQNLQSFDPFADATKGDDLLPAGTEDYIHIRIQQRNGRKTLTTVQGIADDYDKKKLVKAFKKKFACNGTVIEHPEYGEVIQLQGDQRKNICQFLLEIGIVKEEQLKVHGF